Proteins co-encoded in one Garra rufa chromosome 21, GarRuf1.0, whole genome shotgun sequence genomic window:
- the mdh1ab gene encoding malate dehydrogenase 1Ab, NAD (soluble) yields the protein MPEPIRVLVTGAAGQIAYSLLYSIAKGDVFGKDQPLTLLLLDITPMLPVLEGVVMELQDCALPLLREVIPTDKEDVAFKDLDAAILVGSMPRREGMERKDLLKANVAIFKSQGVALDKYAKKTVKVLVVGNPANTNCLIAAKSAPSIPKENFSCLTRLDHNRACSQVAIRCGISANSVKNMIIWGNHSSTQYPDVHHCKVNVQGKDVTAFDAVKDDAWLKGDFISTVQQRGAAVIKARKLSSAMSAAKAICDHMRDIWAGTPEGEFVSMGVYSTGNPYGVPEDLIYSFPVSIKDKTWKIAEGLPINDFSRGKMDATAAELVEERDTAVSFLGV from the exons ATG CCTGAGCCTATTAGAGTCCTGGTGACCGGCGCTGCTGGCCAGATCGCATACTCTCTGCTATACAGCATTGCAAAGGGAGATGTCTTCGGTAAAGATCAG CCTCTCACTTTGCTTCTGTTGGACATCACTCCCATGTTGCCTGTGCTGGAGGGTGTCGTTATGGAGCTGCAGGACTGTGCCCTCCCACTTCTGAGag AGGTCATCCCCACCGATAAAGAGGACGTTGCATTCAAGGATTTGGATGCTGCCATCCTGGTGGGCTCCATGCCAAGGAGAGAGGGCATGGAGAGAAAGGACCTTCTGAAGGCCAACGTTGCTATCTTTAAGTCCCAGGGGGTGGCGCTTGACAAGTATGCAAAGAAAACAGTCAAG GTTCTAGTTGTTGGTAACCCAGCCAACACTAACTGTCTGATTGCGGCCAAATCCGCCCCATCCATCCCCAAAGAGAATTTCTCCTGTCTGACGCGCCTGGATCACAACAGGGCTTGCTCTCAG GTGGCAATACGTTGTGGCATTTCAGCAAACAGCGTGAAGAATATGATCATCTGGGGAAATCATTCATCTACGCAGTACCCTGATGTCCACCACTGCAAGGTGAATGTGCAGGGGAAGGACGTGACTGCATTTGATGCAGTGAAGGACGATGCCTGGCTGAAGGGAGATTTCATTTCT ACAGTGCAGCAGCGTGGTGCTGCAGTCATTAAAGCCAGGAAGCTCTCCAGTGCCATGTCAGCCGCCAAGGCCATCTGTGATCACATGAGAGACATCTGGGCAGGCACTCCCGAG GGTGAGTTTGTCTCTATGGGTGTCTATTCCACTGGAAACCCTTATGGAGTACCTGAGGACCTTATTTACTCATTCCCTGTTTCAATCAAG GATAAGACCTGGAAGATTGCTGAAGGCCTGCCCATCAATGACTTCTCAAGAGGGAAGATGGACGCAACAGCAGCTGAATTAGTAGAGGAAAGAGACACCGCTGTCTCTTTCCTGGGTGTGTGA